The genomic interval TGAAAAGCTTGACTTTTGTTCAACTTCACCACTGTCACCCCAATATTGTAAGAGATAGTAACCTACTTTTCTGGATATTTTAATTGCTAAATCAAGTTTATTCATTTTTTTCTCTCCTTTGGAAAAGAAATTCAAAGATTTTTCTTGCAAATGGTGCAGCTTTTTCAGAGCCACTACCAGCATTTTCAAACATGACAATGACTGCATATTTAGGATTATGTGCAGGTGCAAATCCTACAAACCAAGAATGAGGTAACTTTCCTTTTCCTACTTCAGCTGTGCCCGTTTTACCTGCAACTGTAACTTTGAAATCCTTGAAAACCTGATAAGCTGTTCCTCTATTTTGTATGTTTCCACCAACAGTTGTAACTTCTATTAATCCTTGCTTTACTGTATCCCAAATTTCCTTTTTGAATTTGACATTGTTAAAAATCTCAATTTTATCTTTTTTAAGAAGATGAGGGACTGGAACTTTTCCGTCATTAGCAATTGTTACGTAAAAATTTAGTAGTTCTAAAGGAGTTAAAAGTATATAACCTTGACCAATTCCTGTAATTATCGTGTCCCCGGGATACCAAGGCTCATTAAATTTAGTTTCTTTCCAGTGTTTATCCGGAAATAATCCTTCAGTTTCTGGAATATCAATACCTGTTTTTTTGTCGATTTTAAATAAAGTTGCTACACTTTTTATTTTATCAATACCAAGTTTTAAAGCAAGATTATAGAAGTATACATTACAAGAAACGCGCAGAGCTTTTATAAGATCGGTTTTACCATGCCCAGATAAAAGCCAATCGTTGTAAGTTGCGAGGATTTTTCCTGAACTGCTTGTATATGTAAATTGACCATTACAATTTATAGTTGTGGTGGTACTTTCATTATTCAGTAAGCCGGATATTGCGATTAAAGGTTTAATAGCTGAACCTGGGGAATAAAGTCCCATAGTTGCCCTATTAAGTAGGGGATTTTCAGGGTTATTAATTATTTTCCTCCATTCATATGTGTCAATTAAATTTATTGGTTTTTCAATGTCTGGATAAGAAACTAAAGCTAAAATTTCCCCTGTTTTTACATCTTCAACTATTACGGCACCTGGATTATCAATTTTCTTAATTTCTTCAGAAATGTATTTTTGTAATGGATAATCAATAGTTAGATTTATATCATTCCCGTTTTCGGGAGGAACCTTTAAAATCTTTTGTCTTATTTTCCCTGAGGGAGAAATAAGGATCAATTCACTACCTAATTTTCCTCTTAAAAGTTGATCGTAAGTTTTTTCAATACCATAACTTCCAACATTATTTGAATTTACATAACCTACTATATGGAAAACATATGGAACATAATTTCTGATTTCTTTAAACTGAATGTCGTATCCAAGTTTTTCTATTTCACGTAACTGTACTTTTGAAATTTCAACTTTTCCTGAACTAATAAGTGTGTTTAGTTGATTTGAATCTAGATATCTTTCTAATTCAGAAATATCGAAGTTCCTATTATAAGTTATGTAAGGGACTTTTATACTCCAGGCGAGTTTTAAACCATTTCTATCATAAATAGTACCTCTTGTTCCTTGAACAAGTCTCGTTTTTTGCATAAGTGAGTCGATAAAAGCTCTGTAATTTGAGTATTCTAATACTTGCATTTTAAAAAGAAACAAAAATAAAATAGCAAACATTAACGCAAATATGGTTACAGTGATTTTATACCTCATATTTCTCCCTTAGAAATAAAGTTTTTTGTAACCTTTTTAGAGTTTTATCTTTTCCAAGTATATGAATTGATTCAAATAATCCTGGAGTTACGAGTTTTCCAAGAACAGCTCCTCGAATGGTTTGGAATACCTTTTTTGTTCCAATATTTAAATCTGAAGCTATTGAACGAAGAATTTTTTCGATATTTTGAATCGAAAAATTATTTGCTTTAGAAAAATTGTCGATAGCAAGTTTTAATATTTTTTCAGCTCCGGGTTTTAAAAGGAATTTTTTAATGTATTCTTCTTCATATTCGTAATTATCCCAAAAAAATGGTTGAGAAAACTCAAGAAGTTGTTTTAAAGTATTAACTTTTTCCCGACAAATTTGAATAACATTTTCAAAATAATCCGAATTTAGTTGTGGGAGTAAAATATTGTTTATATTTAAAAAATTTTTAAATTCTTCTGAGAGTTTTTTTATTGGTTTTTTTCTTAAATGTTGTCCATTAATCCAAGTTAACTTCTTGTAATCGAAAATTACTGATTTATTGGTTATTTTTGAAGGATCGAAATCGTTGATTTTCTCAAAGACATTAAAAACTTCTTCGTCTACTGACCAACCAAGTATAGCTAAATAATTTAATAGTGCCTCACTTAAATAACCATTTTCTTTAAAATAATTTATTGAAGTCCCTCCATGTCTTTTGCTTAAAGGAGTTCTATCATTTCCCAATATTAAAGGAATATGCATAAAAACAGGAAGTTCCCAGTTAAAAGAATTATAAATCATTATTTGTTTCGGTGTATTTGATAGATGATCTTCTCCTCTGAAAACATGTGTTATATTCATAAGATGATCGTCAATTACAACAGCAAAATTGTATGTAGGAAATCCATTTGATTTTATTATAATAAAATCGTCAAAGTATTGATTATCAAATTCCATTCTTCCTTTCAACAAATCACGGAAAGAGGTTTTACCTTTTTTTTGAACTAAAAATTTAATTACTATTGAATACTCTTTTTTTAAGTATTCTTTAGGAAACACATAGCTTTTCTCAATTTCATTGTTATTTGCATCATATACAGCATAATATGCTTTTTTTTCTGAAATTAATTTTTCTGCATATTCTTTATAAATCGCTAGTCGTTCACTCTGTCTATATGGTCCGTATTCTCCTCCAATATCTGGACCTTCATCCCAATCTAGACCGAGCCATTTTAATGAATCTAAAATCATTTTTTCAAAAATTTTACTTGATCTTTGTGTATCAGTATCTTCAATACGAATAATAAACTTTCCATTGTTCTTTTTTGCGTAAAGCCAATTAAATAGTGCAGTTCTAGCACCACCAACATGAAGATACCCTGTAGGACTTGGTGCAAATCTTAACCTTATCAATTCAATCAGCCTCCTGAATTCTCATGTTATTATAGCCGTAATAAGAGACTTTGGAACAATTTCAAAAATGGAATCCTTTGGGATTTGTCCAAAATATTTTGTTTTGTCTGCAATCACGAAAAAAGGTTTATTGTAGTATGTCGCAGTAATTGCAAGGAGTTTTGTGCCTATTTTGTTTACAATATCACCGTTTTCTAATATTCCATCAGCGCTGGAGATAGCGTAATCAGATATTTGAACAAATTTGTGAATTTCCATATCATTAATAAGTTTAATATTGTGATGTAAGTTTGATAACTTTTCAAATAAGGTAAAACCTTCCCCACCTGGTCTTGATTCAGGAATGTAAATGTTCAACTTATGATTTATTTTTTTAAAAAATTCAAATAAAGTTTGACTATTGCTTATAGTAACTACTGAAGCTTCAAAATTGAAAAATTTTGTGGCATTTTCCAAAGTCTCATTTAACGAATTGTTCAACTCTTTCTTTATTTGAGCAATTGAAAGATTTTCATTTAATTTCTTTTCTATCCATCTTATTACGCTCATATCGGGTTTTAGAAATATGAAATCTTTTATAAGAATTTTTGTAGTATCGTAATCTATAGATTCAAATTTATCTAATATCCAGTTGGCCACTTCTATAGAACCTTCTTTAACTAAATTAACAAAATCATTGATTATTTTTAATCGTTCCACACTTTTTCTTCCTTTCTTTTAAAGCTAATTTAGAGGCTTCTTGCAATGAAAATTCTTCGAACTTAAGATTCCCATCCCAAATATTTCTTTTAATATCTAAATTTTTATTTCCATAGGCATAAAACCAACTTTCATATTTTTTTGGAAAATACACATTTTTTATTTTTAGTCTTTGTATAATTTTTTTGATGGCTTTTGCTTTTGCAATATCACCAAAACTTGGATGGTAAGGTCCTGCTATTATTTGCTTTTTTTGCTCTTCAGGAACAAAATAACCTAAACGAATAATTTTCACGTTATATGCAAATGAAATGAGAATCTGTTCGGAACAAATATCTAAAGCCTCATTAATATCAAGTGGTACATATGTCCCGGAATAGTATTCGTTTTCGAGTAGAGTATTTTTGAAAACTATAGTAGGATGAATTCTAAATAATTTTACGTTTAATTCGATTAATTCCTTAAAAGA from Thermosipho atlanticus DSM 15807 carries:
- a CDS encoding radical SAM protein — translated: MILTIFLPNAGCKYRCKFCNQYSMTGEKMPSLNYLKDYFNRFNNQSPKEIAFYGGTFTGLKLETQLTYLKLVQSFFPNTPIRISTRPDEINDENLKILKQYNVKIVELGIQSMYNDVLKASGRGHSVEDNVNAIKKLLENNFIVSAHLMVGLPKDSFSKDLNSFKELIELNVKLFRIHPTIVFKNTLLENEYYSGTYVPLDINEALDICSEQILISFAYNVKIIRLGYFVPEEQKKQIIAGPYHPSFGDIAKAKAIKKIIQRLKIKNVYFPKKYESWFYAYGNKNLDIKRNIWDGNLKFEEFSLQEASKLALKERKKKCGTIKNNQ
- a CDS encoding IF-2B domain-containing protein, yielding MERLKIINDFVNLVKEGSIEVANWILDKFESIDYDTTKILIKDFIFLKPDMSVIRWIEKKLNENLSIAQIKKELNNSLNETLENATKFFNFEASVVTISNSQTLFEFFKKINHKLNIYIPESRPGGEGFTLFEKLSNLHHNIKLINDMEIHKFVQISDYAISSADGILENGDIVNKIGTKLLAITATYYNKPFFVIADKTKYFGQIPKDSIFEIVPKSLITAIIT
- a CDS encoding penicillin-binding transpeptidase domain-containing protein, which codes for MRYKITVTIFALMFAILFLFLFKMQVLEYSNYRAFIDSLMQKTRLVQGTRGTIYDRNGLKLAWSIKVPYITYNRNFDISELERYLDSNQLNTLISSGKVEISKVQLREIEKLGYDIQFKEIRNYVPYVFHIVGYVNSNNVGSYGIEKTYDQLLRGKLGSELILISPSGKIRQKILKVPPENGNDINLTIDYPLQKYISEEIKKIDNPGAVIVEDVKTGEILALVSYPDIEKPINLIDTYEWRKIINNPENPLLNRATMGLYSPGSAIKPLIAISGLLNNESTTTTINCNGQFTYTSSSGKILATYNDWLLSGHGKTDLIKALRVSCNVYFYNLALKLGIDKIKSVATLFKIDKKTGIDIPETEGLFPDKHWKETKFNEPWYPGDTIITGIGQGYILLTPLELLNFYVTIANDGKVPVPHLLKKDKIEIFNNVKFKKEIWDTVKQGLIEVTTVGGNIQNRGTAYQVFKDFKVTVAGKTGTAEVGKGKLPHSWFVGFAPAHNPKYAVIVMFENAGSGSEKAAPFARKIFEFLFQRREKNE
- the gltX gene encoding glutamate--tRNA ligase, with protein sequence MIRLRFAPSPTGYLHVGGARTALFNWLYAKKNNGKFIIRIEDTDTQRSSKIFEKMILDSLKWLGLDWDEGPDIGGEYGPYRQSERLAIYKEYAEKLISEKKAYYAVYDANNNEIEKSYVFPKEYLKKEYSIVIKFLVQKKGKTSFRDLLKGRMEFDNQYFDDFIIIKSNGFPTYNFAVVIDDHLMNITHVFRGEDHLSNTPKQIMIYNSFNWELPVFMHIPLILGNDRTPLSKRHGGTSINYFKENGYLSEALLNYLAILGWSVDEEVFNVFEKINDFDPSKITNKSVIFDYKKLTWINGQHLRKKPIKKLSEEFKNFLNINNILLPQLNSDYFENVIQICREKVNTLKQLLEFSQPFFWDNYEYEEEYIKKFLLKPGAEKILKLAIDNFSKANNFSIQNIEKILRSIASDLNIGTKKVFQTIRGAVLGKLVTPGLFESIHILGKDKTLKRLQKTLFLREKYEV